One genomic window of Psychrobacter cibarius includes the following:
- a CDS encoding ArsA family ATPase → MALHPLPALVEQLATQPIIFIGGKGGVGKTTTAAALASYYANQGKKTLIVSTDPAHSLGDVLNVPLKNQKTAVTSYLDAIELNPDIIVDEHFAQVERTITSYANPDMIPKIREHLRLSKSAPGAQEAAMLESMCQHLVAAADAGYEHVIFDTAPTGHTLRLLVLPEMMGAWTDGLLAQQRRQAKLRSVANHLGSHEQKIQQKNDNDLANPFAAKKTDRWEQAVSVLEKRKQLFRQAGLLLHDRTKTAIVLVMTADVLPLAETKRAIAQLEDSKLMPAAIVINQLIDSTQSDTFWQRRAERQQQLMQDIEQSFPNYPLYPIYLQQTDVRGTDALGALLRPVLK, encoded by the coding sequence ATGGCATTACACCCTTTACCCGCATTGGTAGAGCAACTGGCAACCCAACCGATTATATTTATCGGTGGCAAGGGCGGTGTCGGTAAAACCACCACTGCCGCCGCACTTGCCAGCTATTATGCCAATCAAGGCAAAAAGACACTGATTGTCTCGACCGATCCAGCACACAGCTTGGGCGATGTGTTAAACGTCCCACTAAAAAACCAAAAAACAGCAGTAACTTCTTATCTAGATGCTATTGAACTAAACCCTGATATCATCGTTGATGAGCATTTTGCCCAAGTTGAACGCACCATTACTTCTTATGCCAATCCAGACATGATACCAAAAATTCGCGAGCACCTACGGCTATCAAAATCAGCGCCTGGCGCACAAGAAGCCGCCATGCTCGAATCCATGTGTCAGCACTTGGTTGCAGCAGCAGATGCCGGCTATGAGCACGTTATTTTTGATACCGCACCGACGGGACATACACTGCGTTTATTAGTCCTGCCTGAGATGATGGGGGCATGGACGGATGGATTGCTCGCTCAGCAGCGGCGGCAGGCAAAACTGCGCTCAGTGGCAAATCATTTGGGCAGTCATGAACAAAAAATCCAGCAAAAAAATGACAATGATTTAGCCAATCCATTTGCCGCAAAAAAAACTGACCGCTGGGAGCAGGCTGTATCCGTACTAGAAAAACGCAAACAGCTGTTTCGTCAGGCAGGGTTGCTACTGCATGACCGTACAAAAACCGCCATTGTATTGGTTATGACGGCTGATGTATTGCCACTGGCTGAAACAAAGCGAGCGATAGCTCAGTTAGAAGACAGTAAGCTCATGCCAGCCGCCATCGTTATCAATCAGTTAATAGATTCGACCCAGTCCGATACGTTTTGGCAGCGTCGTGCTGAGCGCCAGCAACAGCTAATGCAAGATATTGAGCAAAGTTTTCCCAATTACCCGCTATACCCAATATATCTGCAGCAAACGGACGTACGCGGCACTGATGCACTAGGTGCTCTATTGCGACCAGTACTTAAATAA